A genomic stretch from Bordetella sp. N includes:
- the tcuA gene encoding FAD-dependent tricarballylate dehydrogenase TcuA has translation MVDVLVIGGGNAALCAALMASEAGASVLLLESAPKEWRGGNSQHTRNLRCMHDAPQDVLVEAYPEEEFWQDLLKVTGGITNEHLARLVIRASSSCRDWMRKHGVNFQPPLSGALHVARTNAFFMGGGKALVNAYFRSAESLGVKIRYNAPVDRLELKDGRFVAAYVKGERIEAKACVLAAGGFESNIEWLREAWGQNERGEWPADNFLIRGTRFNKGVLLKFMMDAGADIIGDPSQSHCVAIDARAPLYDGGICTRIDCVSLGVVVNRDAKRFYDEGEDFWPKRYAIWGRLVANQPGQIGFSIIDSKAIGRFMPPVFPGTMANTLEELADKLGLDRATFMATLNEYNAACKVGKFDHTALDDCHTEGIAPAKTHWARPIDRAPFYGYPLRPGITFTYLGLKVNDKAAVHFNGVPSDNLYVAGEMMAGNVLGKGYTAGVGMSIGTAFGRIAGTQAAQAALGQNKTNSMGASLETA, from the coding sequence ATGGTGGATGTATTGGTGATAGGGGGCGGCAACGCGGCCCTGTGCGCGGCCCTGATGGCCAGCGAAGCCGGCGCCAGCGTGTTGCTGCTGGAGTCCGCGCCCAAGGAGTGGCGCGGCGGTAATTCCCAGCACACGCGCAATTTGCGCTGCATGCATGACGCGCCGCAGGACGTGCTCGTCGAAGCCTATCCGGAAGAAGAATTCTGGCAGGATCTGCTCAAGGTGACGGGCGGGATTACCAACGAGCATCTGGCGCGCCTGGTCATTCGCGCGTCCTCGTCGTGCCGCGACTGGATGCGCAAGCACGGCGTGAATTTCCAGCCGCCCTTGTCGGGCGCCTTGCACGTGGCCCGCACCAACGCGTTTTTCATGGGCGGCGGCAAGGCCCTGGTCAACGCGTACTTCCGCAGCGCGGAGTCGCTGGGCGTGAAGATCCGCTACAACGCGCCGGTCGATCGTCTTGAACTGAAAGACGGCCGTTTCGTTGCGGCCTACGTCAAGGGCGAGCGGATCGAGGCCAAGGCCTGTGTGCTGGCCGCCGGCGGTTTCGAATCGAATATCGAATGGCTGCGCGAGGCCTGGGGCCAGAACGAGCGCGGCGAATGGCCCGCCGACAACTTCCTGATCCGCGGCACGCGCTTCAACAAGGGCGTGCTGCTGAAGTTCATGATGGATGCCGGCGCCGACATCATCGGCGATCCGTCGCAGTCGCATTGCGTGGCCATCGATGCCCGCGCGCCCTTGTACGACGGCGGTATCTGCACCCGTATCGACTGCGTGTCGCTGGGCGTGGTGGTCAACCGCGATGCCAAGCGCTTCTATGACGAAGGCGAGGACTTCTGGCCCAAACGCTATGCCATCTGGGGGCGCCTGGTGGCGAATCAACCGGGCCAGATCGGCTTTTCCATCATCGACAGCAAGGCCATCGGCCGTTTCATGCCGCCGGTATTCCCGGGCACCATGGCCAACACGCTGGAAGAGCTGGCGGACAAGCTGGGCCTGGATCGCGCCACCTTCATGGCGACCTTGAATGAGTACAACGCCGCGTGCAAGGTCGGCAAGTTCGACCACACGGCTCTGGACGACTGTCACACGGAAGGCATCGCGCCGGCCAAGACCCACTGGGCACGGCCCATCGACCGCGCGCCATTCTACGGTTATCCGTTGCGGCCGGGCATTACCTTCACCTACCTGGGCCTGAAGGTCAATGACAAGGCTGCCGTGCATTTCAACGGCGTGCCCAGCGACAACCTGTACGTCGCTGGTGAAATGATGGCCGGCAACGTCCTGGGCAAGGGCTACACGGCTGGCGTGGGCATGTCCATCGGCACCGCATTCGGCCGCATCGCCGGCACGCAGGCCGCGCAAGCCGCGCTTGGCCAGAATAAAACCAATTCCATGGGAGCTTCCCTTGAAACAGCTTGA
- a CDS encoding LysR family transcriptional regulator has translation MELRQLRSFARVVELGSMGRAAAELGIVTSALSQQISRLESELATRLLQRTSTGVVPTDAGRAFLRQAQLAIRHADAAAMAAREARLTGQVSVGLASTTGTVLAPRFIQAMQQRYPDVRLRMTESLSGHLTTMLNTRQLDLAIVFHNDAAQRWTVQPLLDERLLLMGLPSTPGWPTSEHISLAGLHEIPLVLPSPAHGLRQLIDTACARIGRTLNIAAEVDGLAMLMAMVRVGHVATIQPGAALPVDPTMSRLQLSDDHLQRRNLLVSLPEDELSPAALAARVVLSDVARTLVREGGWPGATLYAAA, from the coding sequence ATGGAGCTACGCCAACTGCGTTCTTTCGCCAGGGTCGTGGAGCTGGGCAGCATGGGCCGGGCAGCGGCTGAACTGGGGATCGTCACGTCGGCGCTGAGCCAGCAGATCAGCCGGCTGGAGAGCGAACTCGCCACCCGCCTGCTGCAACGCACGTCCACCGGCGTGGTGCCGACCGACGCGGGCAGGGCGTTCCTGCGCCAGGCGCAACTGGCCATACGCCACGCGGACGCGGCGGCCATGGCGGCGCGCGAGGCGCGCCTGACGGGCCAGGTCAGCGTGGGCCTGGCGTCGACCACCGGCACGGTGCTGGCGCCGCGCTTCATCCAGGCCATGCAGCAACGCTATCCGGACGTGCGCCTGCGCATGACCGAGAGCCTGTCGGGCCATCTGACCACCATGCTCAACACCCGGCAGCTGGATCTGGCCATCGTCTTCCATAACGACGCCGCGCAGCGCTGGACGGTGCAGCCTTTGCTGGACGAGCGGCTGTTGCTGATGGGCCTGCCCAGCACGCCGGGCTGGCCCACGAGCGAACATATCTCCCTGGCGGGTTTGCACGAGATCCCGCTGGTCTTGCCCAGTCCCGCGCACGGCCTGCGGCAGTTGATCGATACGGCCTGCGCGCGCATCGGCCGCACCTTGAACATCGCCGCCGAGGTCGATGGCCTGGCCATGTTGATGGCGATGGTGCGGGTGGGGCACGTCGCGACCATCCAGCCTGGTGCCGCCTTGCCGGTGGATCCGACCATGTCGCGCCTGCAATTGAGCGACGATCATCTGCAGCGGCGCAATCTTCTCGTGAGCTTGCCCGAGGACGAACTGTCGCCCGCCGCCTTGGCCGCCCGCGTGGTGCTGAGCGACGTGGCGCGGACCCTGGTGCGCGAGGGCGGCTGGCCCGGGGCCACCCTGTACGCGGCGGCGTGA
- a CDS encoding HD domain-containing protein: MQEQLDLWRPRLIALATASDDNDGAHDLNHLERVWASARTLLASSPEADPLVVMAAAYLHDLVNLPKNHPDRRQASRMSAQAAVAQLAALRFPEARLPAVAHAIEAHSYSAGIVPETIEAKIVQDADRLDALGAVGLARMFHVGGQLGRALAHATDPLALQRTADDGIYTLDHIECKLLRLPDTMQTEAGREVARERARWLVAFRDQFVAEWGQG; the protein is encoded by the coding sequence GTGCAAGAGCAACTGGATCTGTGGCGCCCGCGCTTGATCGCCCTGGCCACGGCCTCGGATGACAACGATGGCGCGCATGATCTGAATCATCTGGAGCGGGTCTGGGCCAGTGCGCGGACGCTGCTGGCGTCTTCGCCTGAGGCCGACCCGCTGGTGGTGATGGCGGCGGCCTACCTGCATGATCTGGTGAATCTGCCGAAGAACCATCCGGACCGCCGCCAGGCTTCACGCATGTCGGCGCAAGCGGCGGTAGCGCAGCTTGCCGCCTTGCGTTTTCCAGAGGCGCGGCTGCCCGCCGTGGCGCACGCCATCGAGGCGCACAGCTACTCGGCGGGCATCGTGCCGGAAACGATAGAGGCGAAGATCGTGCAGGACGCGGACCGGCTCGATGCGCTCGGCGCCGTCGGCCTGGCCCGCATGTTCCATGTGGGTGGGCAGTTGGGCCGGGCCCTGGCCCATGCGACGGATCCGCTGGCCTTGCAGCGCACCGCTGACGACGGGATCTATACCCTGGATCACATCGAGTGCAAGCTGCTGCGCCTGCCGGACACCATGCAGACGGAAGCCGGGCGCGAAGTGGCCCGGGAACGGGCGCGCTGGCTGGTGGCTTTCAGGGATCAGTTCGTGGCCGAATGGGGCCAGGGATAA
- the tcuB gene encoding tricarballylate utilization 4Fe-4S protein TcuB codes for MKQLEALVRQANTTLNLDQVAPAGGGMKETPVKFVRKGEDLGPDTADETEVARIMQICNACRYCEGFCAVFPAMTRRLEFGKADINYLANLCHNCGACLHACQYAPPHEFAVNVPQAMAKVRKQTYTDYAWPAALGTLYQRNGLTLSLATAFGLALFLILAIVSTGSLFHAPLAGNFYAIFPHNTLAVLFGVVFLFAIFALGMGVRRFWRNVSPGTASGPAVAEAAHDALRLRYLDGGHGKGCNESSDAFTLARRRFHHFTFYGFMLCFAATCVATFYHYFLDLHAPYGYTSLPVVLGTLGGIGLIIGPAGLFWLNLQRSPLHGDAGQKTMDRGFIALLLLVSITGLALLVGRNTSAMGLLLALHLGPVMALFLTLPYGKFAHGIFRSAALLKWNIEKRQPNPVQMGAD; via the coding sequence TTGAAACAGCTTGAAGCCCTCGTGCGCCAGGCCAATACCACGCTCAATCTCGATCAGGTCGCGCCGGCTGGCGGCGGCATGAAGGAAACCCCGGTCAAGTTCGTCCGCAAGGGCGAGGACCTGGGGCCCGACACCGCGGACGAGACCGAAGTCGCGCGCATCATGCAGATCTGTAATGCCTGTCGCTATTGCGAAGGCTTCTGCGCGGTGTTCCCCGCGATGACGCGACGCCTGGAATTCGGCAAGGCGGACATCAACTATCTGGCGAACCTGTGCCACAACTGCGGCGCCTGTCTGCACGCGTGCCAGTACGCGCCGCCGCATGAGTTCGCGGTGAACGTGCCGCAGGCCATGGCCAAGGTGCGCAAGCAGACCTACACGGACTACGCGTGGCCGGCGGCGCTGGGCACCCTATACCAGCGCAATGGCCTGACCCTGTCGCTGGCGACTGCCTTCGGCCTGGCGCTGTTCCTGATCCTGGCCATCGTGTCGACGGGCTCCTTGTTCCATGCGCCCTTGGCGGGCAATTTCTACGCCATCTTCCCGCACAACACGCTGGCGGTGTTGTTTGGCGTGGTCTTCCTGTTCGCGATCTTCGCCTTGGGGATGGGCGTCCGCCGCTTCTGGCGCAATGTGTCGCCGGGCACGGCCAGCGGGCCGGCGGTGGCGGAAGCCGCGCATGACGCGCTGCGCTTGCGCTATCTGGATGGCGGCCATGGCAAGGGTTGCAACGAGTCCAGCGATGCTTTCACCCTGGCGCGGCGGCGTTTCCACCACTTCACGTTCTACGGCTTCATGCTGTGTTTCGCGGCGACGTGCGTGGCCACGTTCTATCACTACTTCCTGGACCTGCATGCGCCGTACGGCTACACCAGCCTGCCGGTGGTGCTGGGGACCCTGGGCGGTATTGGCCTGATCATCGGACCCGCGGGCCTGTTCTGGTTGAACTTGCAACGTAGTCCCTTGCATGGCGACGCCGGGCAAAAGACCATGGATCGCGGCTTCATCGCCTTGCTGCTGCTGGTGTCCATCACCGGCCTGGCCTTGCTGGTGGGGCGCAACACCAGTGCCATGGGCTTGCTGCTGGCCCTGCACCTGGGCCCCGTCATGGCCTTGTTCCTGACGTTGCCCTACGGCAAGTTCGCCCACGGCATCTTCCGCAGCGCCGCGCTGTTGAAGTGGAACATCGAGAAGCGCCAGCCCAATCCTGTGCAGATGGGGGCGGATTGA
- a CDS encoding aldehyde dehydrogenase family protein, translating into MTTTPLHIDGLPPLGALIDGHWKADGPRFVVDDKFSGRPIAEVAAATRAQVAEAVRVTRAAVDAGPPPPHDRAQVLRRAAALMEGYRQRLVDVMVAEAGFTLADASNEVDRAMVTLSLSADEALRLVGDVVPFGASPGAHRRIGFTQRFPVGVVCAITPFNSPLNTVLHKVAPAYAAGNAVVLKPSAFTPLTGALLAQLLLEAGMPPNFLAVLQGEGDSVGAWLLEEQDIAFYTFTGSTRVGRIIQQAAGLRRTQMELGSIASTIVCADADLERAIPKIANAGLRKAGQVCTSVQRLYVHRDIAEEVGRRLADFAKTLQAGDPRDPATKVGPLISEASAIRAESWLREAEQGGARLLCGGQRERSVITPAVVTQAPQGGRVWCQEAFAPLLALRPFEDFEEAVRDANSTPFGLSAGVFTQDIDRALRAAATLRFGTVQINETSSARSDVMPFGGVKDSGFGKEGPAHAIREMTEERLVVFNP; encoded by the coding sequence ATGACGACTACCCCCCTGCACATAGACGGCCTGCCTCCCCTGGGAGCCCTGATCGACGGCCATTGGAAAGCCGACGGCCCCCGTTTCGTCGTCGATGACAAATTCAGCGGACGCCCCATCGCCGAAGTCGCCGCGGCCACCCGGGCCCAGGTCGCCGAAGCCGTGCGCGTCACCCGCGCCGCCGTCGATGCCGGCCCGCCGCCCCCGCACGATCGCGCCCAGGTCCTGCGCCGCGCCGCCGCCCTGATGGAAGGCTATCGCCAGCGCCTGGTTGACGTGATGGTGGCGGAAGCCGGCTTCACCCTCGCCGATGCCAGCAATGAAGTCGATCGCGCCATGGTGACCCTGAGCCTGTCCGCCGACGAAGCGCTGCGTCTGGTCGGCGACGTGGTGCCCTTCGGCGCCAGCCCCGGCGCACACCGCCGCATCGGTTTCACGCAGCGCTTTCCCGTGGGCGTGGTCTGTGCCATCACCCCGTTCAATTCCCCCTTGAACACCGTGCTGCACAAGGTGGCGCCCGCCTACGCCGCCGGCAACGCCGTGGTGCTGAAGCCCTCGGCCTTCACGCCCCTGACGGGCGCCCTGCTGGCCCAGTTGCTCCTTGAAGCCGGCATGCCGCCCAACTTCCTGGCCGTGCTGCAAGGCGAAGGCGACAGCGTCGGCGCCTGGCTGCTGGAAGAACAGGACATCGCCTTCTACACCTTCACCGGCAGCACGCGCGTGGGTCGCATCATCCAGCAGGCCGCCGGCCTGCGCCGCACGCAGATGGAACTGGGCAGCATCGCCAGCACCATCGTCTGCGCCGACGCCGACCTGGAACGCGCCATCCCCAAGATCGCCAATGCCGGCCTGCGCAAGGCCGGCCAGGTGTGCACGTCGGTGCAGCGCCTGTACGTACACCGCGATATCGCCGAGGAAGTGGGCCGGCGCCTGGCCGACTTCGCCAAGACCCTGCAGGCCGGCGACCCGCGCGACCCCGCCACCAAGGTCGGCCCCTTGATCAGCGAAGCGTCCGCCATCCGCGCGGAGAGCTGGCTGCGCGAAGCCGAACAAGGCGGCGCCCGCCTGCTGTGCGGTGGCCAGCGCGAGCGTTCGGTGATCACCCCGGCCGTCGTGACCCAGGCCCCGCAAGGCGGCCGGGTCTGGTGCCAGGAAGCCTTCGCGCCCCTGCTGGCCCTGCGTCCTTTCGAGGATTTCGAGGAAGCCGTGCGCGACGCCAACTCGACGCCTTTCGGCCTGTCCGCCGGTGTCTTCACGCAGGACATCGACCGCGCGCTGCGCGCCGCCGCCACCTTGCGCTTCGGCACGGTGCAGATCAACGAGACCTCCAGCGCGCGTTCCGACGTCATGCCCTTCGGCGGCGTCAAGGACAGCGGCTTCGGCAAGGAAGGTCCCGCCCACGCCATCCGCGAGATGACCGAAGAACGCCTGGTCGTCTTCAACCCCTGA